CAATCAGGAACTCCGTTTCCCCAACTTCACGCCAACTTAAGACTGGCGCGGCCACAGTGCACGCAAGAAGGCGTGACAGCCCGTCGCGAAAGCGGGCGGTCCAGAGGCGCAACGGCCGGGTGGCGGATGTCCAAGAAGGTCCTCATCGTCGAGGATAACGAGCTGAACATGAAGCTTTTTCATGATCTGCTCGATTCTCAGGGGTACGAAGTGCTGCAGACCCGCGAAGGGCTGCAGGCGCTGGCTATCGCGCGCGAGCACCGCCCCGACCTGATCCTGATGGATATCCAGCTGCCGGAAATTTCCGGCCTGGAAGTCACGAAATGGCTAAAGGATGACGACGAGCTGAACCATATCCCTGTTATCGCCGTTACCGCCTTCGCCATGAAGGGCGATGAGGAGCGAATCCGGCAGGGCGGCTGCGAAGCGTATATCTCGAAGCCGATCTCGGTCATTTCGTTCCTGGAGACGGTGCGCAGGCACCTGGGTCAGGGGGCGACATGAGTGCGCGAATCCTGGTGGTCGACGACGTCGAGGCGAATGTTCGCCTGCTCGAGGCCAAGCTGACTCTCGAATACTATGACGTCATCACCTGCCACGACGGCGTCAGCGGGATCGCCCTGGCGGCCAGCGAACAGCCGGATCTGATCCTCCTGGACGTCATGATGCCGGGCGTGGACGGGTTTGAGGCTTGCCGGCGGATCAAGGCGGCGGCCGATACCCGACACATTCCGGTGGTCCTGGTGACGGCCCTGGACGGGCGGCATGACCGCATCAAGGGACTGGAGGCAGGGGCCGACGACTTCCTGTCGAAGCCGCTGGACGACGTCATCCTGATGGCGCGGGTCAAGAGCCTGACCCGCCTGAAGATGGTGATGGACGAACTGCGCGAGCGCGAGGAGAGCGGCCGTCGCGTCGGCGTCGACACCGGCGGCGTGGCGCGGCTCAAGGGCTCGGGCGGTCGGGTGCTGATCGTCGATGACAACACCCTTCAGGCCGATCTGATGGCCCAGGAGCTGTCGCTGGAGCACCGACCGATGGTCGAGCGTTCGACCGAGACGGGCTTGGAGGCGGCGCGGGGGGCGGTCGACCTGGTGATCGTCAATGTGACGTCCGAGAGTTTCGACGGCCTGCGCCTGATCGCCCAGCTACGCTCCAAGGAGCCGACGCGGCGCCTGCCCATCCTGGCCCTGGTGGACACCCAGGACCGGCCGCGCCTGCTCAAGGCGCTGGAGCTGGGGGCGCACGATATCCTGACCCGGCCGATTGATCCCGAGGAGCTGGGCGCGCGCGTGCGGACCCAGGTGCGGCGCAAGCGTTACGGCGACTTCCTGCGCCAGAAGCTGGACCACAATCTGGAGATGGCGGTCACCGACCCGCTGACCGGCCTGCACAACCGCCGCTACATGAACGGTCAGCTGGACGCTCTGGTGGCGCGCGCCAACCGGGGCGGGGATCCGGTGGCGCTGCTGGTTCTGGATATCGACCACTTCAAGTCGGTCAACGACAGCTTCGGCCATGACGCGGGCGACGAGGTGCTGCGCGAGTTCTCGGTCCGCCTGGCGACCAATGTGCGGGCCGTGGACCTGCCGTGCCGGTTCGGGGGCGAGGAGTTCGTGGTGGTCATGCCCGGCACGACGCTGGAGGACGCTCACCGCATCGCCGAGCGAATCCGCCGCGACGTGGGGGCTTCGCCGTTCCGCATCCTGGGCGGCGAGCCGCTGGGCATCACCGTCTCGGTCGGGGTCGCGGCGACAATGGGCGGGGACGACACCCCGGCCTCCCTGCTGAAGCGCGCCGACGAGGGGGTCTATGAGGCCAAGAACTCGGGCCGGAACCGGGTTGTCGCCCGCGCCGCCTGAGGCGCCTTGCGTATCGGCCAAAGAAAAACGCCCGGTCCTGCGACCGGGCGTTTCGATTCTCGCAAATTCAAGCGGAGGGCGAAGCCCTTACTTGATCTTGCCTTCCTTGAACTCGACGTGCTTGCGCACGACCGGGTCGTACTTCTTGACGACCATCTTCTCGGTCATGGTGCGGGCGTTCTTCTTGGTGACGTAGAAGAAGCCGGTGTCGGCGGTGGAGTTCAGGCGGATCTTGATGGAAGCCGGTTTGGCCATCGGAATTACCTCTGCGACGGCGAAAGCCGCTTGAAATAAGAGGCGCGGAACATACTCACGCGCGGCCCAAAGTCAACGGTTTCGATGTCGCCTTGAGCGAGCCTGCGGACAGGATAGGGTTCCGCCATGAAAACGCCAAGCTTCACCCGCCCCGCCGCCCTGTCCGCCACTGCTCTTGCGGGGGCCATGGCGCTGTCCGCCTGCGCTTCCAAGCCCGTCGAGCCGACGCCGCAGGACGCCTTCTTCGCTAATCTGACCGAACTGTGCGGCCAGAGATTCGAGGGCAAGGTCGTCACGACCGAGGCCGCCGACTCGGACTTCGCCGGCAAGCGCCTGCTGATGCACGTGCGCGACTGCTCGGCCGAGGAGATTCGCATTCCCTTCTGGGTGGGCGAGGATCGCTCGCGGACCTGGGTCGTGACGCGCACCGAGACCGGCCTGCGCCTGAAGCACGATCACCGCCAGCCGGACGGCACGACCGACACCCTGCACTGGTACGGCGGCGATACGGCGAATCAGGGTTCGGCCGAGCGCCAGGAGTTCCCGGTCGACCAGGAATCCATCGACCTGTTCAACGCCAACAACGCCTCGGTCTCGACGACCAACGTCTGGGCCATGGAGGTCCATCCGGCGCAGACCTTCGCCTATGAACTGCGTCGCCCGAACCGCCACTTCCGCGTCGACTTCGACCTGACCAAGCCGGTC
The nucleotide sequence above comes from Brevundimonas naejangsanensis. Encoded proteins:
- a CDS encoding response regulator, encoding MSKKVLIVEDNELNMKLFHDLLDSQGYEVLQTREGLQALAIAREHRPDLILMDIQLPEISGLEVTKWLKDDDELNHIPVIAVTAFAMKGDEERIRQGGCEAYISKPISVISFLETVRRHLGQGAT
- a CDS encoding PleD family two-component system response regulator — its product is MSARILVVDDVEANVRLLEAKLTLEYYDVITCHDGVSGIALAASEQPDLILLDVMMPGVDGFEACRRIKAAADTRHIPVVLVTALDGRHDRIKGLEAGADDFLSKPLDDVILMARVKSLTRLKMVMDELREREESGRRVGVDTGGVARLKGSGGRVLIVDDNTLQADLMAQELSLEHRPMVERSTETGLEAARGAVDLVIVNVTSESFDGLRLIAQLRSKEPTRRLPILALVDTQDRPRLLKALELGAHDILTRPIDPEELGARVRTQVRRKRYGDFLRQKLDHNLEMAVTDPLTGLHNRRYMNGQLDALVARANRGGDPVALLVLDIDHFKSVNDSFGHDAGDEVLREFSVRLATNVRAVDLPCRFGGEEFVVVMPGTTLEDAHRIAERIRRDVGASPFRILGGEPLGITVSVGVAATMGGDDTPASLLKRADEGVYEAKNSGRNRVVARAA
- the rpmG gene encoding 50S ribosomal protein L33, translated to MAKPASIKIRLNSTADTGFFYVTKKNARTMTEKMVVKKYDPVVRKHVEFKEGKIK